A part of Synchiropus splendidus isolate RoL2022-P1 chromosome 19, RoL_Sspl_1.0, whole genome shotgun sequence genomic DNA contains:
- the LOC128750796 gene encoding uncharacterized protein LOC128750796: MGRMDDAAKRKVVELRMAGLSFRKIKAVLELEDIKVSAQTIYMFLRELQGRPPGRVRPAESGHPAPAVTVHNRASGSQESGSPTQNHARDALQHTALRTKTQTTEAGGTTPQQQIDSRERKDSEIKIVSVTSLANSMRRRVTPSPATSSVLAAGKKLLDRALSQRMKVTTLLRKDQSNQGSHLRSAVLQRARGYDVKSGLDPEGTSLSRKITFPRAAARCPNLPQVGVRLPSQSTAPLQTSGKSLIHLQNSGGQGRDEGNPSPQQMAQYSRGSLQDQIQSLGVEVRSLGLAVTMLREQQSRMEKEQAEQTNIQKQILKTLQLLASRAEPCTNQQQKRHTPPTSFSQDTFSFNPNSYPSCSQPSYDSIDNLESVEPFRLSPPSLNGFLPCSSSDSLPLTHTATFSGSYPQQSAQSLLPPYTQAFSPFAQSQVGTHRADFQNNPLSEGVSTQTAATSEPLGQDRQLSTIKVEGP, translated from the exons ATGGGTCGAATGGATGATGCGGCCAAGCGTAAGGTGGTGGAACTTCGGATGGCTGGCCTCAGTTTCCGCAAGATTAAAGCTGTGTTGGAGCTGGAAGACATCAAGGTGTCTGCTCAGACCATCTACATGTTTCTGAGGGAGCTGCAGGGAAGACCACCGGGAAGAGTTCGACCTGCAGAGTCTGGACACCCAGCACCGGCTGTGACCGTCCATAACAGAGCTTCGGGGTCACAGGAGAGTGGCAGTCCAACACAAAACCATGCTAGGGATGCATTACAACACACCGCACTGAGAACGAAAACACAGACAACTGAAGCAGGCGGCACCACACCGCAGCAACAGATTGACAGCCGAGAGAGAAAGGACAGTGAGATCAAAATTGTTAGTGTCACCTCTCTGGCAAACAGCATGAGGCGACGAGTCACTCCTTCTCCTGCTACCAGCTCCGTACTGGCAGCTGGAAAAAAACTTTTGGATAGAGCCTTGTCACAGAGGATGAAG GTGACGACCTTGTTGAGGAAAGACCAGTCAAACCAGGGTTCACATCTTAGGAGTGCAGTACTGCAGCGGGCTAGAGGTTATGATGTGAAG AGCGGTCTGGACCCAGAAGGAACAAGTTTATCCAGGAAGATCACCTTCCCAAGAGCAGCCGCTCGTTGTCCCAACCTTCCCCAGGTTGGAGTTCGACTGCCAAGCCAGTCCACAGCCCCGTTACAGACGTCTGGGAAATCCTTAATTCATCTGCAGAACTCTGGAGGGCAAGGTCGGGACGAAGGAAATCCCAGTCCACAGCAGATGGCCCAGTACTCCAGAGGCAGTCTGCAGGATCAGATTCAGAGCCTGGGTGTTGAGGTGAGGAGCCTGGGCCTGGCTGTCACGATGCTCCGGGAGCAGCAGAGTCGCATGGAGAAGGAGCAAGCAGAGCAGACCAACATCCAGAAACAGATCCTGAAAACGCTGCAGCTCCTGGCTTCCAGAGCAGAACCCTGCACCAACCAACAGCAGAAAAGACACACACCTCCAACATCGTTCAGCCAGGACACCTTCAGCTTCAATCCGAACTCGTACCCGTCATGCAGCCAACCCAGCTACGACTCTATAGATAATCTGGAATCCGTGGAGCCATTCAGACTTAGCCCGCCCAGTCTGAACGGGTTCCTACCGTGTAGCAGCAGCGACAGTCTTCCTCTCACTCACACGGCGACGTTCTCTGGTTCATATCCACAGCAGAGCGCTCAGTCTCTCCTGCCGCCGTACACACAGGCTTTCTCTCCTTTCGCTCAGTCACAGGTCGGAACACACAGGGCGGATTTCCAGAACAACCCTCTTTCTGAGGGTGTGTCCACACAGACGGCAGCGACCTCAGAACCCCTCGGTCAGGACAGGCAGCTCAGCACTATTAAAGTGGAGGGGCCTTAA
- the LOC128750799 gene encoding RNA-binding protein with serine-rich domain 1-like, translating into MAPSPTKRKEEEKKDRTKEKSNAKEGDKERGREKVRKRRSASSGSSSSRSRSSSSSSSSSGSSSGSSSGSSSSGSSHSGSSSSRSSSSSSSSASPSPSRRRHDNRRRSRSASKTQKKGDEKERRKRSPSPKPTKINLGRLTRNVTKEHVQEIFATYGKIKNVEVPIDRFFTHMSRGYAYVEFEVPEDAQKAIKYMDGGQIDGQEITVCPVLTPRVRQPPRRPSPPPRRMPPPPPMWRRSPPRMRRRSRSPRRRSPPRRRSRSRSPGRRRHRSRSSSNSSR; encoded by the exons AT GGCCCCATCACCGACAAAgcggaaagaggaggagaaaaaagacCGAACTAAGGAAAAAAGTAATGCAAAGGAGGGCGACAAAGAAAGAGGACGGGAAAAAGTCCGAAAAAGACGCAGTGCTTcttctggcagcagcagcagccg GTCCAGATCAAGCTCCAGTTCGAGCAGCAGCTCTGGCTCCAGCTCAGGCTCCTCAAGTGGATCTAGTTCATCTGGATCCAGTCACTCTGGATCCTCCAGCTCccgctcatcctcctcttccagcTCCTCTGCATCTCCGAGTCCCAGTCGCAGGCGCCATGACAACCGCCGCCGATCCCGCTCAGC CtccaaaacacaaaagaagGGAGATGAAAAGGAGCGCAGAAAAAGAAGCCCGAGTCCAAAACCAACAAAGATTAACCTGGGTCGGCTGACCCGGAATGTCACTAAG GAACATGTGCAGGAGATTTTTGCCACAtatggcaaaataaaaaatgttgaagtgCCCATCGACCGGTTCTTCACGCACATGTCCAGAGGCTATGCCTATGTGGAGTTTGAGGTGCCGGAAGATGCGCAAAAAGCCATCAAATACATGGATGGAG GCCAAATCGACGGACAGGAAATCACTGTATGTCCTGTGCTGACTCCGCGAGTCAGACAACCCCCTCGTcgcccctctcctccccctcgcCGGATGCCTCCACCACCACCCATGTGGCGTCGTAGTCCGCCCCGCATGAGACGAAG GTCTCGTTCCCCTCGAAGGCGCTCTCCTCCGCGTCGTCGTTCCCGCTCCAGGTCCCCCGGCCGCAGGCGCCACCGCTCTCGTTCCAGTTCTAACTCCTCCAGATAG
- the abca3b gene encoding phospholipid-transporting ATPase ABCA3 produces MARMRQFGLLMWKNYLHQKRQILVTLVEIALPLLFSGILIVLRQKVPFKDFPNATVYESYTVDKLSWSLRLFQLAYVPANSSAVRQVAEDVRSSLFIYPPVRGFETEAQFEEYVRTDPQSGQLLAAVVFDNAFSHEDEPLPPQVRYHLRFTFTPRCAPASEKSELNPNSDLDWHTLSLFPLFQLPGPREQYDKEGGTPGYFREGFLAVQHAVDRAIMRSYNRTAAATLLGQTRVVLSRFPYPAFIYDVFILAIQNQLPLMLVLSFTYTSLNIVRAVVQEKERKLKEYMRMMGLSNWLHWSAWFLMFFLFLSISVFFVTVLLCIKVSPNGAVLSYSDPTLVFVFLLTFAVATINFSFMISAFFSRANVAAAAGGFIYFLSYLPYLFLWPRYDLLKHVQKVSACLISNVAMAMGAQLIGMFEGKGTGIQWSNLFDSVTVDDDFSMAQVLGMLLFDAVLYGLVAWYMEAVFPGEYGVPLPSYFFVLPSYWFSSPRMALVNEKEEEEDAEKALRGEFIEQDPAGLVSGIKIKHLTKEFRVGNKTRTAVRELTLNMYEGQITVLLGHNGAGKTTTLSMLTGLFPPTSGRAYINGYDICQDMALIRRSLGLCPQHDVLFDNLTVREHLLFYAQLKGFSKEKIPDEVDRIIRILNLEHKRQARSKTLSGGMKRKLSIGIALIGDSKVVMLDEPTSGMDPSARRATWDLLQGEKSGRTILLTTHFMDEADLLGDRIAIMAGGELQCCGSPLFLKNKYGAGYHMVIVKDSQCNVSEITRLVHLYVPNATMESSAGAELSFILPKESTSKFELLFAELEMNREELGIASYGASVTTMEEVFLRVGKLVDSSLDIQAIQLPPLQYQHERRSHDWTTDDASSISGMTDVTDFTDSGTLISEDCSNIKLNTGMRLHMQQFYAMFLKRALYGWRNWKVMVAQFLVPLVFTVLALMVANTMSDHKKAPELSLALHRYGPTRVPVALQSKAGPLASRLANLYTSQLPGQLGQLVNVTDFVDYVLNQTQEEGGSFNEQCVVGAAFRGRSKQFAEATAYFNNEGYHTPATALMMVDTALFKLLAGPNASIQTANYPMPRNVSESALSQLSEGKTGFAIAVNLMYGMASLSSTFALLLVTESAIKSKHVQQVSGVYLSNFWFSALLWDLVNFLMPCLLMLVVFQAFKVEAFVAHNHLVDVLLMLLLYGWAVIPLMYLLSFFFSSAATAYTRLTIFNMISGTATFLAVTIMTIPELQLRNMSRLLDKVFLIFPNYCLGMSFCQFYQNYEFITICTQNQMTEDICNRLNITYQENFFSMSEPGVGRFLVAFAVQGVVFIMLLFVIELQCFRNLRRLVSSLSRRRKQLPCVGNVAVLPEDRDVAEERKRVLDCHPMMESMVGSPLVMQELSKVYSSGEDLLAVDRLSLAVGKGECFGLLGFNGAGKTTTFKMLTGDESVTSGDAYIDGYSVLRDIKKVQQRIGYCPQFDAVLDHMTGRETLSMYARLRGIPERYVLGCVENVLRSLLLEPHADKLVRSYSGGNKRKLSAGMALIGGPPVIFLDEPSTGMDPVARRLLWDAVTRTRESGKAIIITSHSMEECEALCTRLAVMVNGQFKCLGSPQHLKSKFGSGYTLLAKVHVEAELEDSDLHLFKDFIESTFPGSRLKDEHQGMVHYHLTDEKLTWAQVFGTLEAAKEKYSIEDYCVSQISLEQVFLSFAQFQHCTERGKN; encoded by the exons ATGGCTCGAATGCGCCAGTTTGGACTTTTGATGTGGAAGAACTATCTTCATCAG AAACGTCAAATTCTGGTCACACTGGTAGAGATCGCCTTACCCCTGCTCTTCTCTGGCATCCTCATCGTCCTTCGCCAGAAGGTGCCTTTCAAAGACTTCCCAAATGCCACAGTCTACGAGAGCTACACCGTGGATAAGCTATCCTGGTCACTGAGACTGTTTCAGCTGGCTTATGTGCCGGCCAACTCCAGTGCCGTCCGTCAAGTGGCGGAGGATGTTCGGAGCAGCCTGTTCATCTATCCCCCTG TCCGTGGCTTCGAGACAGAGGCACAGTTTGAGGAGTATGTGAGAACCGATCCTCAGTCTGGGCAGCTCCTGGCTGCTGTGGTGTTTGATAATGCCTTCAGCCATGAGGATGAGCCTCTTCCTCCGCAG GTGAGGTACCACCTGCGTTTCACCTTCACCCCTCGATGTGCCCCAGCCTCGGAGAAGTCGGAGCTCAACCCAAACAGCGACCTGGACTGGCACACGCTCAGTCTGTTCCCGCTGTTTCAACTCCCGGGCCCTAGGGAGCAGTACGACAAAGAAGGGGGGACACCTG GCTATTTTCGAGAGGGTTTCCTTGCCGTGCAGCACGCGGTGGATCGAGCCATCATGCGCTCCTACAACCGAACAGCGGCCGCCACTTTGCTGGGGCAGACCAGAGTGGTCCTCTCCCGCTTCCCATACCCTGCCTTCATCTATGACGTGTTCATCCTCGCTATCCAGAACCAGCTGCCTCTCATGCTGGTGCTAAGCTTCACCTACACGTCTCTGAACATTGTGCGAGCCGTGGTGCAGGAGAAAGAGCGCAAGCTCAAG GAGTACATGAGGATGATGGGCCTCAGCAACTGGCTTCACTGGAGTGCCTGGTTCCTCATGTTCTTCTTGTTCCTCTCCATTTCTGTCTTCTTCGTCACGGTGCTGCTCTGTATTAAG GTCAGCCCTAATGGAGCGGTGCTGAGCTACAGCGACCCCACCCTGGTGTTCGTCTTCTTGTTGACGTTCGCTGTGGCCACCATCAACTTCAGCTTCATGATCAGTGCCTTCTTTTCCCGAG CCAACGTtgccgcagcagcaggaggattcATCTATTTCCTGAGCTACCTGCCTTATTTGTTCCTCTGGCCGCGCTACGACCTTCTCAAGCATGTCCAGAAGGTGTCCGCCTGCCTTATCTCCAACGTGGCAATGGCCATGGGAGCTCAGCTAATAGGAATGTTCGAGGGGAAAG GGACGGGGATTCAGTGGTCCAACCTGTTCGATTCTGTGACGGTGGACGACGACTTCTCCATGGCTCAGGTTCTGGGGATGCTTCTGTTTGACGCGGTGCTCTACGGTCTGGTGGCCTGGTACATGGAGGCTGTTTTTCCTGGGGAGTACGGCGTGCCGCTGCCTTCATACTTCTTTGTTCTG CCTTCGTATTGGTTCAGCAGTCCTCGCATGGCTTTGGTGAATgaaaaggaagaggaggaagacgctGAGAAGGCCCTCAGAGGCGAGTTCATAGAGCAGGATCCAGCTGGACTTGTCTCCGGGATCAAGATTAAACACCTCACTAAG GAATTCCGAGTTGGCAACAAGACTCGAACGGCAGTCAGAGAGCTCACTCTTAACATGTATGAGGGACAGATCACGGTGCTGCTGGGACATAACGGTGCTGGGAAGACGACCACACTGTCTATGCTGACAG GTTTGTTTCCGCCCACTAGTGGGCGAGCTTACATCAACGGCTACGACATCTGTCAAGACATGGCTCTGATCCGACGCAGTCTGGGACTCTGTCCTCAGCATGATGTTCTGTTCGATAACCTGACTGTGAGAGAGCATCTGCTCTTTTACGCACAG CTGAAAGGTTTCTCCAAGGAGAAGATTCCAGACGAGGTGGACAGAATCATCCGCATCCTGAATCTGGAGCATAAACGCCAAGCCCGCTCCAAGACTTTGTCAGGAGGGATGAAAAGGAAGCTGTCGATTGGAATCGCTCTTATCGGTGACTCAAAG GTGGTGATGTTAGACGAGCCCACGTCAGGTATGGACCCTTCTGCCCGACGAGCCACCTGGGATCTGTTGCAAGGGGAGAAGAGCGGCCGCACTATTCTTCTGACCACACACTTCATGGACGAGGCCGACCTGCTGGGAGACCGTATCGCCATCATGGCGGGAGGGGAACTGCAGTGCTGCGGGTCGCCACTCTTCCTGAAGAACAAATACG GTGCTGGGTACCACATGGTGATTGTAAAGGATTCTCAATGTAACGTGTCTGAAATCACTCGGCTGGTTCACTTGTATGTGCCGAACGCTACGATGGAGAGCAGCGCAGGAGCTGAGCTCTCGTTCATCCTCCCGAAAGAAAGCACCAGCAA GTTTGAGCTCCTGTTCGCTGAGCTGGAGATGAACCGAGAAGAACTGGGCATCGCCAGCTACGGCGCATCGGTCACCACCATGGAGGAGGTGTTTCTCAG agtGGGAAAGTTGGTGGACTCCAGCCTGGACATCCAGGCCATCCAGCTGCCCCCACTCCAGTACCAGCACGAGCGTCGCTCACATGACTGGACGACGGATGACGCCAGCAGCATCAGCGGGATGACGGACGTGACCGACTTCACCGACAGCGGAACTCTGATCTCGGAAGACTGCTCCAATATCAAGCTCAACACCGGG ATGAGACTTCACATGCAGCAGTTTTACGCCATGTTCCTGAAGAGGGCACTGTATGGCTGGAGGAACTGGAAAGTGATGGTGGCCCAGTTCCTGGTTCCTCTGGTGTTCACCGTGTTGGCTTTGATGGTGGCAAACACCATGTCGGACCATAAGAAGGCCCCTGAGCTGAGTCTGGCTCTCCACCGTTATGGACCTACAAGGGTCCCGGTTGCCCTGCAGTCCAAGGCTGGACCTCTGGCCTCCAGGCTGGCTAACCTGTACACCTCGCAGCTCCCTGGCCAACTGGGCCAGCTGGTCAACGTCACTG ACTTTGTGGACTACGTCTTGAACCAAACACAGGAGGAGGGCGGCAGCTTCAATGAGCAGTGTGTGGTTGGCGCTGCCTTCAGGGGCCGCAGCAAGCAGTTTGCCGAGGCCACGGCTTACTTCAACAACGAGGGCTACCACACGCCTGCCACTGCCCTCATGATGGTGGACACTGCTCTGTTCAAGCTCCTCGCCGGACCCAACGCGTCAATCCAGACGGCCAACTACCCCATGCCACGCAACGTGTCTGAGAGTGCCCTGAGCCAGCTGTCTGA AGGAAAGACTGGATTTGCGATCGCTGTCAACTTGATGTATGGAATGGCTTCGCTGTCCAGCACCTTCGCGCTGCTGCTGGTGACCGAGTCTGCgatcaagtccaaacatgtGCAGCAGGTCAGCGGCGTCTACCTGTCCAACTTCTGGTTCTCCGCCCTGCTGTGGGATCTGGTCAACTTCCTGATGCCCTGCCTGCTCATGCTG GTTGTGTTCCAGGCCTTCAAGGTGGAAGCGTTTGTTGCTCACAACCACCTGGTGGACGTGctgttgatgctgctgctgtacgGCTGGGCTGTGATTCCCCTCATGTACTtgctcagcttcttcttctcctccgccgCCACAGCCTACACTCGCCTCACCATCTTCAACATGATCTCTGGCACCGCCACCTTCCTGGCTGTCACCATTATGACCATCCCAG AGTTACAACTTCGGAACATGTCACGCTTGCTGGACAAAGTCTTCCTGATTTtcccaaactattgtctgggcATGTCCTTCTGCCAGTTCTACCAGAACTACGAGTTCATCACCATCTGCACTCAAAACCAAATGACGGAGGACATTTGCAACAGATTAA ATATAACCTACCAGGAAAACTTCTTCTCCATGTCTGAGCCTGGCGTGGGCCGTTTCCTGGTGGCCTTCGCTGTGCAGGGAGTCGTCTTCATTATGCTGCTTTTTGTCATCGAGCTCCAGTGTTTCCGAAACCTCAGGAGACTTGTCAGCTCCCTGAGCAGAAGACGGAAACAA TTGCCTTGTGTAGGGAATGTAGCAGTGCTTCCAGAGGACCGAGACGtggcagaggagaggaagcgaGTTCTGGACTGTCATCCGATGATGGAGTCCATGGTTGGAAGTCCTCTTGTCATGCAGGAGCTCAGCAAG GTTTACAGCAGCGGTGAGGACCTGCTGGCTGTGGACCGCCTCTCTCTGGCGGTGGGGAAAGGGGAGTGTTTCGGTCTGCTGGGCTTCAACGGAGCGGGGAAGACCACCACTTTCAAGATGCTGACGGGCGATGAGAGCGTCACGTCTGGCGACGCCTACATCGATGGATACAGTGTCTTAAGAGACATCAAAAAG GTGCAGCAGCGCATCGGCTACTGTCCCCAGTTTGATGCCGTTCTGGATCACATGACCGGTAGGGAGACTCTGAGCATGTATGCCAGACTGAGAGGGATTCCTGAGAGGTACGTGCTGGGCTGCGTGGAGAACGTTCTCAGgtcgctgctgctggagcccCACGCTGACAAACTGGTGCGGAGCTACAG CGGTGGGAACAAACGCAAACTGAGTGCTGGGATGGCTCTGATCGGCGGGCCTCCAGTCATCTTCCTGGACGAGCCTTCGACTGGAATGGACCCTGTCGCCAGAAGACTGCTGTGGGACGCCGTCACTCGCACACGAGAGTCCGGCaaagccatcatcatcacctctcACAG CATGGAGGAGTGTGAGGCGCTGTGCACCAGGCTCGCCGTGATGGTCAACGGTCAGTTCAAGTGCCTCGGAAGCCCGCAGCATCTGAAGAGCAAGTTCGGCAGTGGCTACACGCTGCTGGCTAAAGTCCACGTGGAGGCCGAGCTGGAGGACAGCGACCTGCATTTATTCAAAGACTTCATTGAAAGCACCTTTCCAG GGAGTCGACTGAAGGATGAACATCAGGGGATGGTTCACTATCACTTGACTGATGAGAAGCTCACCTGGGCACAG GTTTTTGGTACGTTGGAGGCAGCCAAAGAGAAATACAGCATCGAAGACTACTGTGTGAGCCAGATCTCGCTGGAGCAggttttcctcagcttcgctcAGTTCCAACACTGTACAGAGCGTGGGAAGAATTAG
- the LOC128750798 gene encoding arf-GAP with dual PH domain-containing protein 1-like, whose product MTSYQKSSREKVMKLLLKPENKTCADCGVADPQWASYTIGVFVCLSCSGLHRNIAHISKVKSVLLDPWTQSEVEFMDSVGNDAAKAKYEQIVPAFYYRPTHKDCALLRDQWIRAKYDRKEFICVEQQEPYSAGYREGYLWKRGRDNGQYLNRKFILSEREGVLKYFNKHDARLPKAIMRLNTVNATFQPTKIGSANGLQVTYLKNNSTRNIFLYHEEGKEMVDWFNAIRAARFHYLQVAFPGAPESELLPLLTRNYINEGFMEKTGPKHTEGFKRRWFTLDDRRLMYFKDPLDAYARGEVFIGSKESGYSILAGLPANIQSSNWRFGITIVTPDRKFLLACETQEDQDEWISSIQSVINRPMAPQEYAVEAYFKHKPF is encoded by the exons ATGACTTCCTaccagaagagcagcagagaaaagGTCATGAAGCTCCTGCTGAAACCTGAAAACAAGACCTGTGCAGACTGTGGAGTCGCAG acccCCAGTGGGCGTCCTACACCATcggggtgtttgtgtgtctcagcTGCTCAGGCCTCCACAGAAACATCGCTCACATCAGCAAGGTgaagtctgtgctgctggacCCCTGGACTCAGTCGGAGGTGGAG TTCATGGACTCAGTGGGCAACGACGCCGCCAAGGCCAAATATGAGCAGATAGTTCCAGCCTTCTACTATCGGCCCACACACAAAGACTGTGC GCTTTTGAGGGACCAGTGGATTCGAGCCAAGTATGACAGAAAGGAGTTCATCTGTGTGGAGCAACAGGAGCCGTACTCAGCAG GTTACAGAGAGGGGTATCTATGGAAACGAGGGAGGGATAACGGACAGTATCTGAACCGGAAATTCATCCTGTCAGAGCGAGAGGGAGTCCTGAAGTACTTCAACAAGCACGAT GCCAGACTGCCCAAAGCAATAATGAGGCTCAATACGGTGAATGCCACTTTCCAGCCGACGAAAATCGGCAGCGCCAACGGCCTCCAGGTGACTTACCTTAAGAACAACAGCACGAGGAACATCTTCCTGTACCACGAGGAGGGAAAG GAAATGGTTGACTGGTTCAACGCCATCAGGGCAGCCAGGTTTCACTACCTGCAGGTGGCTTTTCCCGGTGCTCCTGAATCAGAG TTGCTGCCACTGCTGACAAGGAACTACATAAACGAAGGCTTCATGGAGAAAACTGGACCAAAA CACACTGAAGGTTTTAAGAGGCGATGGTTCACGTTGGATGACCGCAGACTCATGTACTTCAAAGATCCGCTG GACGCTTACGCTCGAGGTGAAGTTTTCATCGGCAGCAAAGAGAGCGGCTACTCGATTCTGGCCGGCCTCCCCGCCAACATTCAGAGCTCAAACTGGCGGTTCGGCATCACCATCGTGACACCAGACCGGAAGTTCCTGCTCGCGTGTGAGACTCAAGAGGATCAGGACGAGTGGATCTCGTCCATTCAGAGCGTGATCAACCGACCGATGGCGCCTCAGGAGTACGCAG tgGAAGCCTATTTCAAGCACAAGCCATTTTAG